In a single window of the Planctomycetia bacterium genome:
- a CDS encoding TlpA family protein disulfide reductase translates to MKRVKLVAAICCVLASPAMADDAKPNPRAVLERANAAAAKLNAISYDAKFYGEGVMAKNIPTMQGHVIAHRGAMPTRPKVRLDGELTPPGGDTPIKFKFASDGMKAFRIDDEKKQFLTGDAATLKSTEMSGLIPPKYFVDAPYKGELDLQDITHAGVEKIDGVDCDVIEIIYDASTGRKMTYWLGAKDGLLRKVQNIMAVRVPGKTEPETGRIVFETSRFDAQPKIDEQTFALFAPEGYQSQVIATPEFGPDGLLAAGRPAPDWELKDFDGKTVRLKDLRGKVVLMDFWASWCGPCKMVMPGMQAIHEKFKDKPVVICGVNCRERAETAPAARQFVKDKKLTYTQLINGDEVAKAYHVRGIPCMYVIGPDGNIIYATSGYQPTHEQMFTKFIEETLKSMPSEAATKVSVK, encoded by the coding sequence ATGAAGAGAGTGAAGCTGGTCGCGGCGATTTGTTGTGTGCTTGCATCGCCCGCGATGGCGGATGATGCAAAGCCGAACCCCAGGGCCGTTCTCGAACGTGCCAACGCAGCGGCAGCAAAACTCAATGCGATTTCGTATGATGCGAAGTTCTACGGTGAGGGGGTGATGGCGAAGAACATTCCGACGATGCAGGGACACGTCATCGCCCATCGTGGTGCGATGCCGACAAGGCCGAAGGTCCGGCTGGACGGCGAACTCACCCCTCCGGGCGGAGATACCCCGATAAAGTTCAAATTTGCCAGCGACGGCATGAAGGCGTTTCGAATTGATGACGAGAAGAAGCAGTTTCTCACCGGCGATGCGGCGACACTTAAGTCAACAGAGATGTCGGGGCTTATTCCTCCTAAGTACTTCGTTGATGCTCCGTACAAAGGGGAGCTCGATCTTCAGGACATTACGCATGCGGGCGTCGAAAAGATAGACGGCGTTGATTGTGACGTCATAGAGATCATCTACGACGCCTCAACCGGCCGAAAAATGACCTATTGGCTGGGCGCCAAGGACGGTCTATTACGCAAAGTTCAGAACATCATGGCGGTCCGTGTGCCGGGCAAGACGGAGCCGGAAACCGGACGCATCGTCTTTGAGACGTCGCGTTTTGATGCGCAGCCAAAGATCGACGAACAGACATTCGCCTTGTTCGCTCCCGAGGGCTATCAGTCGCAGGTGATCGCGACGCCGGAATTCGGCCCGGATGGCCTGCTCGCGGCAGGAAGGCCCGCACCGGACTGGGAGCTGAAAGACTTCGACGGCAAGACCGTCAGGCTCAAAGACCTTCGCGGCAAGGTCGTGCTGATGGATTTCTGGGCGAGTTGGTGCGGTCCGTGCAAAATGGTCATGCCCGGCATGCAGGCGATTCATGAAAAATTCAAGGACAAGCCGGTCGTCATCTGCGGCGTCAACTGTCGCGAGCGAGCCGAGACCGCGCCCGCGGCGAGGCAGTTCGTAAAGGATAAGAAGCTCACATACACCCAACTCATCAACGGCGATGAGGTCGCCAAGGCTTACCATGTACGCGGCATCCCCTGCATGTACGTGATCGGCCCGGATGGAAACATCATCTATGCGACCTCCGGCTATCAGCCGACTCATGAGCAGATGTTCACGAAGTTCATCGAGGAGACGCTCAAGTCGATGCCTTCGGAAGCGGCAACAAAGGTCTCGGTTAAGTAA
- a CDS encoding response regulator transcription factor, with translation MPAKLEGRSILIVDDDPDILSTVRMAFESAGAKVMTANDGNKGVDMAQRLDPDLIVLDMMMPKRSGFLVLEMIKPGKETGVRPFVIMITANEGKRHELYARHLGADEYLNKPFSMDRLLEKSCELLGGQFIPPEEAYLRHHPEARPRSRTD, from the coding sequence ATGCCGGCTAAACTTGAAGGCCGTTCGATACTGATCGTCGATGACGACCCGGACATCCTGTCCACCGTGCGGATGGCCTTTGAAAGCGCGGGCGCGAAAGTCATGACCGCAAACGACGGCAATAAAGGCGTCGACATGGCTCAGCGGCTCGATCCCGATCTCATCGTCCTGGACATGATGATGCCGAAGCGCAGCGGCTTTCTGGTCTTGGAGATGATCAAGCCCGGAAAAGAGACCGGCGTCCGACCCTTTGTGATCATGATCACCGCGAACGAGGGGAAGCGCCACGAGCTTTATGCGCGCCACCTCGGGGCCGATGAATACTTGAACAAGCCGTTCAGCATGGACCGCCTATTGGAGAAGTCCTGCGAGCTGCTTGGCGGTCAGTTTATCCCGCCAGAAGAGGCCTACCTCCGCCACCATCCCGAAGCCCGACCCCGCAGTCGCACCGACTAA
- a CDS encoding PKD domain-containing protein, which produces MRSLFRAGLSLFLSPLIVGCPSLETLPSQAPVVEVKAEKSQAPYLRFVPSTYSDARSWPLIVLCHGTWPYDTAPLQMREWAGFAENQGIIVVAPTLSGVRGDLPPSPDRQLALQREDEQLILEVVDTIKRQYKIAEHQVFLTGWSAGGFAILHTGLRHPEIFRALLIRQGSFDPRFMDVPEDRLDRWQAISIVYGQGDVLLRDQSVACIKWLRDHGMYVDALEIAGTHRRIDPELAWKYFKKVVKERLWVRITTSVPDPDALTTIKFRLDAVPPVARQRWYFGDGEESIEPSPTHVYAKSGRYEVTVNVAMSNGKKYSRKRDISVGTP; this is translated from the coding sequence ATGCGAAGTCTATTCCGCGCCGGCCTGTCTCTGTTCCTGTCGCCGCTTATCGTCGGCTGTCCTTCGCTGGAGACCCTGCCCAGCCAGGCCCCCGTCGTTGAAGTGAAGGCCGAGAAGTCTCAGGCTCCTTACCTGCGATTCGTACCCAGCACCTACAGCGACGCACGTTCCTGGCCGCTCATCGTCCTTTGTCATGGAACCTGGCCCTACGACACCGCGCCGCTGCAGATGCGGGAGTGGGCGGGGTTCGCCGAGAACCAGGGCATCATCGTTGTCGCGCCTACCCTCAGCGGTGTCCGGGGAGACTTGCCGCCGTCGCCCGATCGTCAGTTAGCTCTTCAACGCGAAGACGAGCAGCTCATCCTGGAAGTCGTCGACACCATCAAGCGACAATACAAGATCGCTGAGCATCAGGTATTCCTGACCGGTTGGTCGGCCGGCGGTTTTGCCATCCTGCATACCGGCCTGCGCCACCCGGAGATTTTCAGAGCCCTGCTTATTCGCCAGGGTTCCTTCGATCCCCGATTCATGGATGTTCCCGAGGATCGATTGGATCGCTGGCAGGCGATCAGCATCGTCTATGGCCAGGGCGACGTCCTCCTGCGGGATCAGAGCGTCGCGTGCATCAAGTGGCTTCGCGATCACGGAATGTATGTCGACGCATTGGAGATTGCCGGCACGCATCGGCGCATCGACCCCGAACTTGCCTGGAAGTACTTCAAGAAGGTGGTCAAGGAGCGGCTGTGGGTGCGTATCACGACGAGCGTGCCAGACCCGGACGCATTAACGACGATCAAGTTTCGACTTGATGCCGTGCCACCAGTTGCCCGCCAGCGATGGTATTTCGGCGACGGGGAAGAATCGATCGAGCCATCCCCGACACATGTGTACGCGAAAAGCGGTCGTTACGAAGTCACCGTGAATGTCGCCATGTCTAATGGGAAGAAATATTCCCGCAAGCGCGATATCTCGGTCGGTACACCATAA
- a CDS encoding sigma-54-dependent Fis family transcriptional regulator codes for MSDTAFILIVEDERSHGEALKEGLERSGHACLLVESGEQAMTSLARRLPHVVISDYQLGGTMNGLDVIKKARELGPWMQGILITAHGDEKLARDAIIEGGAYDYLTKPLDLEELRGTVGRAARQALTLRENLAMREQLNKAYSFEGIIAASSAMRSVLDRARRLANTKLTVVIYGESGTGKELIARAIHNNSDRRKKAWVPVNCAGITESILESELFGHVKGAFTNAHADRAGLFEVADGGTIFLDEIGDMPNPMQSKLLRVLENGEIVRVGSSRPIKVDVRVVCATNRDLKQAVAEKTFREDLFFRINQAEINLLPLRDRRDDIPPLVHSFIQQSNLLHRKDVRGVTPDCLRMLENYRWPGNVRELQNVVNQMVVFCDSDTLDLADLPSTPPINVSTDIVPLKPRAMNLTLRELEKLAIQHALAQHGGNREKAAKQLGIGARTLYRKIKEYDIR; via the coding sequence ATGTCCGACACGGCATTTATCCTGATCGTCGAAGACGAGCGATCGCATGGCGAGGCGCTCAAGGAAGGCCTTGAGCGTAGCGGCCACGCGTGCCTGCTCGTCGAATCGGGCGAGCAAGCCATGACTTCGCTGGCCCGCAGACTGCCGCATGTGGTGATCTCCGACTATCAACTGGGCGGAACCATGAACGGGCTCGATGTCATTAAGAAGGCTCGGGAACTCGGTCCGTGGATGCAAGGCATCCTGATTACGGCGCACGGCGATGAAAAGCTGGCCCGGGATGCCATCATCGAGGGAGGCGCGTACGACTACCTGACGAAGCCGCTGGATTTGGAGGAGCTTCGCGGGACCGTGGGCCGGGCGGCGCGGCAGGCGCTGACGCTTCGCGAGAATCTCGCGATGCGCGAGCAGCTCAACAAGGCATATTCGTTCGAGGGCATTATCGCCGCTTCGAGTGCCATGCGGAGCGTCCTCGATCGGGCCCGACGGCTGGCTAACACGAAACTGACCGTGGTCATCTACGGCGAATCCGGAACGGGCAAGGAGCTGATCGCCCGGGCGATTCACAACAACTCGGATCGACGCAAGAAGGCATGGGTTCCGGTGAACTGCGCGGGAATCACCGAGAGCATCCTTGAGTCCGAATTGTTCGGTCACGTGAAAGGGGCATTCACCAACGCCCACGCCGACCGGGCGGGGCTTTTCGAAGTGGCCGACGGGGGCACGATTTTTCTCGACGAGATCGGCGACATGCCGAATCCGATGCAGTCGAAGCTGTTACGCGTGCTGGAGAACGGAGAGATCGTGCGTGTCGGTTCGAGCCGACCGATCAAGGTGGATGTCCGCGTGGTGTGCGCGACGAACCGCGATCTGAAACAGGCCGTCGCCGAGAAGACCTTTCGAGAAGACCTGTTCTTCCGCATCAATCAGGCGGAGATCAATTTGCTTCCGCTTCGCGATCGGCGGGACGACATTCCGCCGTTGGTGCACAGCTTCATTCAGCAGTCGAATTTGCTGCATCGCAAGGACGTTCGCGGCGTGACGCCGGACTGCCTTCGGATGCTGGAGAACTATCGCTGGCCGGGCAACGTCCGCGAACTTCAAAACGTCGTGAACCAGATGGTGGTCTTCTGCGATAGTGATACGCTGGACCTTGCGGACCTGCCTTCGACGCCTCCGATCAATGTCTCAACGGATATTGTTCCGCTCAAGCCGAGGGCGATGAATCTGACGCTGCGCGAGCTGGAAAAGCTGGCAATCCAGCACGCCCTGGCCCAACACGGCGGCAATCGTGAGAAGGCGGCTAAGCAGCTCGGAATCGGCGCGCGCACGCTCTATCGAAAGATCAAGGAATATGACATCCGTTAG
- a CDS encoding diaminopimelate epimerase, which yields MHGISNDYVYVDCFRQSLNGVDVPALSRRISDRHRGIGSDGLILITPPSKDVAADARMEMYNADGSRGKMCGNGVRCVAKYAVDHGLADAKDDKLRVETDRGVLTLVVLRGPGGRVERVRVDMGPPILEAADIPVEFPRHHAGPIVRYPLGRYIPLGQPAAWMEDCGFEPFMTCVSMGNPHMVVYCGNVAGVPLQMLGPFFERQNIFPERINVHFATAQSRTEVTMRTWERGSGITQACGTGACAVHVAGVLEERLDRSTTVHLPGGDLSLEWPRGAESSVFMTGPAEEVFQGVWEE from the coding sequence ATGCACGGGATCAGCAACGACTATGTTTATGTCGATTGCTTCAGGCAATCGCTGAACGGAGTCGATGTTCCCGCCCTGTCTCGCCGGATCAGCGATCGTCACCGGGGAATCGGTTCCGACGGATTGATTCTCATCACGCCGCCGTCGAAGGACGTCGCCGCTGACGCGCGTATGGAAATGTACAACGCGGACGGCTCTCGCGGGAAGATGTGCGGCAATGGCGTGCGCTGCGTGGCCAAGTACGCCGTGGATCACGGGTTGGCGGACGCCAAAGATGACAAACTGCGCGTGGAGACCGATCGCGGCGTCCTGACGCTCGTCGTCCTCCGCGGGCCGGGCGGCAGGGTCGAGCGCGTTCGCGTGGACATGGGGCCCCCGATTCTTGAGGCCGCGGACATTCCCGTTGAATTTCCAAGGCATCACGCTGGACCGATCGTTCGCTATCCCCTGGGCAGGTACATTCCGCTGGGCCAGCCCGCCGCATGGATGGAGGACTGCGGCTTCGAGCCTTTCATGACCTGTGTGTCGATGGGCAATCCACACATGGTGGTCTATTGCGGGAATGTCGCCGGCGTGCCGCTGCAGATGCTCGGGCCATTCTTCGAGCGGCAGAACATCTTCCCGGAGCGAATCAACGTCCACTTCGCCACGGCGCAGAGTCGAACCGAAGTGACGATGCGAACGTGGGAACGGGGAAGCGGAATCACCCAGGCCTGCGGGACCGGGGCCTGCGCCGTACACGTTGCGGGCGTTCTTGAAGAGCGGTTGGACCGTTCGACAACGGTTCATCTGCCCGGCGGCGACCTGAGTTTGGAGTGGCCCAGGGGCGCCGAGTCCAGCGTCTTCATGACCGGTCCGGCGGAGGAAGTCTTCCAGGGGGTTTGGGAAGAATGA
- the ribD gene encoding bifunctional diaminohydroxyphosphoribosylaminopyrimidine deaminase/5-amino-6-(5-phosphoribosylamino)uracil reductase RibD, producing the protein MKNWSQEDERFMRRALAIARRAEGRVEPNPMVGCVLVKRGRIVGEGYHRVFGGPHAEVNAIASAGRAAKGATAYVTLEPCCHHGKTPPCTEALIRSGVGSVIAAMKDPNPLVAGQGLRRLRAAGITTRVGLLKREAELLTAPFITCQTLRRPYFILKWAQSLDGKIATRTGDSQWITSLASRREAHRLRARVDAVIVGVETVLADDPELTARHAPRRRTATRVVLDSRLRTPPAARMARTANVTPTLIVTSSAGIKQKSRAAALRAAGCEVIAIKSTQSGISLPALARELYRRSMTNVMVEGGGRILGSFFDSGLGDEAMIFVAPRLIGGAEAPGPLGGIGPKNMTDLAALEVVTVRRLGVDLCYNVRFRR; encoded by the coding sequence ATGAAGAATTGGTCGCAGGAAGATGAACGATTCATGCGGCGGGCCCTGGCGATTGCCCGGCGGGCAGAGGGTCGCGTCGAGCCGAATCCCATGGTGGGCTGCGTGCTGGTCAAGCGGGGCCGTATCGTCGGCGAGGGCTATCATCGGGTCTTCGGTGGGCCGCACGCGGAAGTCAATGCCATTGCTTCCGCCGGCAGGGCAGCGAAGGGGGCAACCGCCTATGTCACGCTTGAGCCTTGTTGCCATCATGGCAAGACGCCGCCTTGCACTGAAGCGCTCATCCGATCGGGCGTCGGGAGCGTCATCGCGGCAATGAAAGACCCCAACCCTCTTGTTGCAGGCCAGGGACTTCGCCGGCTTCGCGCCGCAGGCATCACCACCCGCGTCGGCCTGCTGAAACGGGAGGCGGAATTGCTGACCGCGCCTTTCATCACGTGTCAAACGCTGAGGCGGCCGTACTTCATCCTCAAATGGGCTCAATCGCTGGACGGCAAGATCGCCACGCGCACCGGAGACTCTCAATGGATTACATCGCTCGCGAGTCGCCGCGAGGCGCACCGTCTGCGAGCCCGCGTCGATGCGGTCATTGTTGGCGTGGAGACGGTGCTTGCCGATGACCCCGAACTAACGGCACGCCACGCGCCCCGACGGCGTACCGCCACGCGTGTCGTTCTCGACTCTCGATTGCGCACACCGCCGGCGGCGCGAATGGCGCGAACGGCGAACGTGACGCCGACGCTGATTGTCACCAGCTCGGCCGGGATCAAACAAAAATCAAGAGCGGCGGCCCTGAGGGCTGCCGGCTGCGAGGTGATCGCCATCAAGTCAACGCAATCGGGAATCTCTCTTCCCGCGCTGGCCCGCGAGCTTTATCGGCGGTCCATGACAAACGTGATGGTCGAAGGCGGCGGTCGGATCCTTGGGAGCTTCTTCGATTCGGGACTGGGGGATGAGGCCATGATTTTTGTCGCTCCGCGCTTGATCGGCGGGGCGGAGGCTCCCGGGCCGCTAGGCGGCATTGGCCCGAAAAACATGACGGATTTGGCCGCGCTGGAGGTGGTCACCGTCCGTCGCCTGGGGGTCGATCTCTGCTATAATGTGAGATTTCGCAGGTAG
- a CDS encoding glycosyltransferase family 39 protein: MPLSWQRRHAVLGVFALAALLRLPALERCPPPLQQDEASRAYDAWCLWETGGDRHAARWPFFLESFGPGDFTAALSTYITIPFVALFGPGALAVRLPDAIFGVLSVVLLYGWLRRQYDERFALVAALFLATSPWHISICRTGHESGYAPFFLIAALNAAYRAGLLPCGDSNSWLQVQSPRSALGYSLLAGFMLAMLAWLYPATRLLTPLLILAWLLFSTPRPKDIAATTRKSMIAGLAGLFIGACPLWITAVFHPERLAARAGVTVFMDSDEPLSARFVNIIESYAANLSPQYQFQSFDDISGAYYDGVGLHLLVFAPFVIAGLIRVVLDARGRAWSRFLLAWFVLYLVPAAICVDWNPHSFRTVGGIPLFAIIAATGWRWLGEMLVRYRPVLLVPMRNLAIALIGVNLIYFANAYFRVLPENLERGYQTALVNAIEFAGARAKDADFVLVTQRAIQPSIYVLLYAPIPPRDYLQLPVIRAGGLQGFDEVVRVGKYYFPPSGRGDPKLAAKFSKVWNELPPDAQGLVIEAKGKFGGGRVLAQFGEAPEIPDGSTLEVRWWQRSEDPAPRDDASKVGNP, translated from the coding sequence ATGCCCCTTTCGTGGCAACGTCGTCATGCCGTGCTGGGTGTTTTCGCCCTTGCCGCACTTTTGCGGCTACCGGCGCTGGAACGCTGTCCGCCGCCGCTCCAACAGGACGAGGCATCCCGAGCCTACGACGCATGGTGCCTCTGGGAGACGGGGGGCGATCGCCACGCGGCGCGATGGCCCTTTTTTCTAGAGAGCTTCGGTCCGGGCGATTTCACCGCCGCGCTGAGCACTTACATCACCATTCCATTCGTCGCCCTCTTCGGGCCGGGCGCTTTGGCTGTACGGCTGCCGGACGCGATCTTCGGCGTGCTATCTGTCGTCCTGCTATACGGCTGGCTCAGACGCCAGTATGACGAGCGTTTCGCACTGGTCGCAGCATTGTTCCTGGCGACGAGTCCCTGGCACATTTCGATCTGTCGAACCGGACATGAATCAGGTTATGCGCCGTTTTTTCTGATCGCAGCGCTAAACGCAGCCTATCGCGCGGGGCTACTGCCGTGCGGAGATTCGAATTCATGGCTCCAGGTGCAATCGCCCAGATCGGCCCTCGGATACTCGTTGCTGGCCGGGTTCATGCTTGCAATGCTGGCTTGGCTATACCCTGCAACCCGATTGCTCACGCCGCTTCTCATTCTCGCCTGGCTCCTCTTTTCCACCCCTCGCCCTAAAGACATCGCCGCGACAACCAGAAAGTCGATGATCGCAGGGTTGGCGGGGCTCTTCATCGGCGCGTGTCCGCTCTGGATCACCGCCGTATTCCATCCTGAGCGCCTCGCGGCCCGAGCCGGCGTCACCGTTTTTATGGATTCCGACGAGCCGCTTTCGGCTCGATTCGTCAATATAATTGAGAGCTACGCTGCCAACCTCTCTCCGCAGTATCAGTTCCAATCGTTCGATGACATCTCAGGCGCGTATTACGACGGGGTTGGGCTTCATCTTCTTGTCTTTGCGCCGTTCGTGATCGCAGGGCTGATTCGGGTTGTCTTGGACGCACGAGGCCGCGCTTGGAGCCGCTTCCTGCTCGCTTGGTTTGTCCTCTACCTCGTACCGGCTGCAATTTGTGTGGATTGGAACCCGCACTCGTTTCGCACGGTGGGCGGCATCCCGCTATTTGCCATCATCGCTGCGACTGGCTGGCGATGGCTCGGTGAGATGCTGGTGCGCTACAGGCCCGTGTTACTCGTGCCAATGCGGAATCTGGCTATCGCCCTGATCGGGGTGAACCTGATCTACTTTGCAAACGCTTACTTTCGCGTGCTGCCCGAAAATCTCGAGCGCGGATATCAGACGGCCCTGGTAAACGCAATTGAGTTTGCCGGGGCGCGCGCGAAGGACGCCGACTTCGTGCTGGTGACACAGCGGGCCATCCAGCCGAGTATTTACGTTCTGCTGTATGCGCCGATTCCCCCCCGTGACTATTTGCAGCTTCCCGTCATCCGGGCCGGCGGCCTTCAGGGTTTCGACGAGGTGGTGCGGGTCGGAAAATACTATTTTCCGCCGAGCGGCCGGGGCGATCCCAAACTCGCAGCGAAATTCTCCAAGGTATGGAATGAACTGCCTCCGGACGCTCAGGGGCTGGTGATCGAGGCGAAGGGCAAATTCGGCGGCGGCAGGGTACTGGCCCAATTTGGTGAAGCGCCGGAAATCCCGGACGGCAGTACATTGGAGGTCCGCTGGTGGCAAAGGTCCGAGGACCCGGCCCCGCGAGACGATGCCTCAAAGGTCGGGAATCCGTGA
- a CDS encoding MFS transporter, translating into MLRQYLNLPRPVHILCLGMFINRAGSFIIPFLAIYIAQKLGYGVSFATWTMGAFGLGSICASLAGGHLADHIGRRVVMLAGLFGGAGVMIVMSQLSNRWAIMGAAFSLSLIADTYRPAASAMIADLTTAHERPLAFGLMYVAINLGFAIAPVVGGFLAEKSFQLLFWGDALTCSAYGVIIFLFIRETRPVSGKASADGSQDDGAQVPLREAARHILHDGPFLRFCAASLLFAIVFMQAMSTLPLYLAGLGIGEKDYGRIIAFNGAMITLLQLPLTARLNRYNRAYIVTVAAVITGIGFGLNALATLRWHFIVTVVVWTFGEMMQSPYMHAIVGDMAPVKLRARYMGVFTLMYALAISFGVPAGGQVLSRFGGEALWVSTLVISLLGACIYWSIRNEIGKVPPAPVEGT; encoded by the coding sequence ATGCTGCGACAATACCTCAACCTTCCACGCCCGGTCCACATTTTGTGCCTGGGCATGTTCATCAATCGCGCCGGCTCGTTCATCATTCCGTTTCTGGCAATCTACATCGCGCAAAAACTCGGCTACGGTGTTTCATTTGCCACCTGGACCATGGGTGCATTCGGACTCGGGTCGATCTGCGCCTCCCTCGCCGGGGGGCACCTTGCGGATCACATTGGCCGCAGGGTGGTGATGTTGGCCGGGCTCTTCGGCGGGGCGGGTGTCATGATTGTCATGAGTCAGCTCTCCAACCGATGGGCCATCATGGGCGCTGCGTTCTCGCTCTCGCTGATAGCCGACACGTACCGGCCCGCGGCGTCGGCGATGATTGCAGACCTGACCACGGCGCATGAGCGCCCTCTCGCGTTCGGGCTGATGTACGTGGCTATCAACCTCGGCTTCGCCATCGCCCCGGTCGTGGGTGGGTTTCTCGCGGAGAAATCATTTCAACTGCTGTTCTGGGGTGACGCTCTAACGTGCTCGGCCTATGGCGTGATCATTTTCCTCTTCATCCGCGAGACGCGACCCGTGTCGGGCAAGGCGTCTGCGGATGGCTCGCAGGATGATGGCGCACAGGTGCCGCTGCGTGAGGCGGCAAGGCACATTCTCCATGACGGTCCGTTCCTGAGGTTTTGTGCAGCCTCATTGCTCTTCGCGATCGTTTTCATGCAGGCGATGTCCACGCTCCCGCTCTATCTGGCTGGGCTCGGCATAGGCGAGAAGGACTATGGGCGCATCATCGCGTTCAACGGGGCGATGATCACACTGCTGCAACTGCCGCTGACTGCGCGATTGAACAGATACAATCGCGCCTACATTGTCACCGTGGCTGCCGTGATAACGGGCATCGGCTTTGGGCTCAACGCCCTGGCGACGCTGCGATGGCACTTCATCGTTACGGTGGTTGTCTGGACGTTCGGTGAAATGATGCAGTCGCCTTACATGCACGCCATCGTCGGCGACATGGCCCCGGTGAAGTTGCGTGCTCGATACATGGGCGTATTTACATTGATGTATGCACTGGCGATTTCGTTCGGTGTCCCCGCCGGCGGACAGGTGCTCAGCCGTTTTGGCGGGGAGGCTCTTTGGGTATCAACTCTGGTGATCAGTCTGCTGGGGGCCTGTATCTACTGGAGCATTCGCAATGAGATCGGCAAAGTGCCACCGGCCCCAGTCGAGGGGACATAA
- a CDS encoding redoxin domain-containing protein, with protein MKLHHWTFGSLIVVMSLPALARADTLPDVQEILEKADANTKALTAVSYEAEYFGEGHPDVVSRVTRVRGKATALEVKKDLVGSIFGSSGNQMRFEGEFQMPGTDDWIPFQVATDGRKVTRIDPAGMSFTTAALPNGRKLLNPAQKILMLEYIHPKPFSDELNAISSAVEGEAEIDGSDCYVVYVKYQDHSESRWFFGKEDFLPRRVERIVRGDAKGAEVLVVKNLNTNPAIEKATFRLSPPEGYIERKFDNEEEASAAEQLLPIGSTAPDFELKTPEGKSVRLKSLRGNVVVLDFWATWCGPCKQAMPGVQKLQDRYKDKPVKVIGISCWERKTADPDQYMKDKGYTYGLLLGGNEVADLYKLDGLPTFYVINSAGKVVYASTGFLRDKEEEISKIIDNSIE; from the coding sequence ATGAAGTTGCATCATTGGACCTTTGGATCGCTCATTGTCGTCATGAGCCTTCCGGCGTTGGCCCGTGCCGACACCCTCCCGGACGTTCAGGAGATTCTGGAAAAGGCCGACGCGAACACCAAGGCTCTGACCGCAGTGAGCTACGAGGCGGAGTATTTCGGAGAGGGTCATCCTGACGTCGTTAGTCGCGTGACCCGAGTTCGTGGAAAGGCGACTGCTTTGGAGGTCAAAAAGGATCTGGTCGGAAGCATATTTGGTTCGTCCGGCAATCAGATGCGTTTTGAGGGCGAGTTCCAGATGCCGGGCACTGACGACTGGATTCCCTTTCAGGTCGCCACGGACGGTCGCAAGGTGACGCGCATTGATCCGGCGGGCATGTCGTTCACCACGGCAGCTCTGCCGAATGGGAGGAAGCTTCTGAATCCGGCTCAAAAAATACTGATGCTGGAGTATATCCACCCGAAACCGTTTAGTGATGAGTTGAACGCGATCAGCTCTGCAGTAGAGGGCGAAGCGGAAATCGACGGCTCAGATTGCTACGTAGTGTACGTGAAATATCAGGACCATTCCGAGTCGCGGTGGTTTTTCGGCAAAGAGGACTTTCTGCCTCGACGTGTGGAGCGGATTGTGCGCGGAGATGCCAAGGGCGCGGAAGTTCTTGTCGTGAAAAACCTGAACACGAACCCCGCCATCGAGAAGGCCACATTTCGGCTGTCCCCGCCCGAAGGATACATCGAGCGGAAATTCGACAACGAGGAGGAAGCGTCTGCGGCTGAGCAATTGTTGCCGATCGGTTCGACAGCGCCGGATTTTGAGTTGAAGACGCCGGAAGGCAAATCGGTCAGACTGAAGAGCCTTCGTGGAAATGTCGTCGTACTCGATTTCTGGGCGACCTGGTGCGGACCCTGTAAGCAGGCCATGCCCGGTGTGCAGAAGCTTCAGGACCGTTACAAGGACAAGCCGGTGAAGGTCATCGGGATCAGTTGCTGGGAGCGCAAGACGGCAGACCCCGATCAATACATGAAGGACAAGGGCTACACATACGGCCTCCTGCTGGGCGGCAACGAAGTGGCCGACCTCTACAAATTGGACGGCCTTCCGACTTTCTACGTCATCAACTCCGCCGGCAAGGTTGTCTATGCCTCCACCGGTTTCCTCCGCGACAAGGAAGAGGAAATCTCCAAAATCATCGACAATTCGATCGAATAA